One Leptospira semungkisensis DNA segment encodes these proteins:
- a CDS encoding STAS domain protein, with product MKELIVNLQGKLDSILGSTFREKTDDILINFPHRILLDARELQGWDEAGLTLLKNSSLSHARSIYAACSLSEALAKDWDRLRLNETIPYFSTREEAKTYLLSNGVEEKQTHSLESTATCPACLQILRVQGKGNYRCPTCSHTFYLTADYRTASYEKLF from the coding sequence GTGAAAGAATTGATCGTTAATCTTCAGGGCAAATTAGATTCCATTCTCGGAAGCACCTTTCGCGAAAAAACGGATGATATTCTCATCAACTTCCCTCATAGGATCTTGTTGGATGCCAGAGAGCTGCAAGGATGGGATGAGGCGGGGCTGACCCTTCTAAAAAATTCCTCCCTTTCTCACGCAAGATCTATCTACGCCGCTTGTAGTTTATCCGAAGCTTTGGCAAAAGACTGGGACCGTTTGCGGTTGAACGAGACGATTCCGTACTTTTCCACAAGGGAAGAAGCGAAGACCTACCTCCTCTCCAACGGCGTGGAGGAAAAACAAACTCACTCTTTAGAAAGCACTGCCACCTGTCCGGCTTGTCTGCAAATCTTAAGAGTGCAGGGCAAGGGAAATTATCGTTGTCCTACTTGCTCTCACACTTTCTATCTGACTGCCGACTATAGAACGGCAAGCTACGAGAAATTGTTCTGA
- a CDS encoding polysaccharide biosynthesis protein — MGQWNRRSLLFPLDLIFMVLSYFLAHLIRFESLAFLNRSDDFLIPLAIVVLCRSVVFLFSNIYRSIWAYASIHDLVEIIKTTVLSSLISNTALLFYNGFEHLSRMIPVIDTLLLLGFLCIRSLSWRLVRDQYILRKKQGVGIPTLILGAGKTGATLLTELRRHNDLNLNPIALLDDDDSKLGAHIQGVPVLGKVDQAEELIRSLGIQKVLIAFHHPDGKLIGKLIKTFESTHVDFKILPSLGSLFFDPPKIQQLREIRVEDVLGRPVVDLEIESIRSYIAGKTILITGAGGSIGSELCRQVAVFHPSKMILLDSAETPLYEIDYELRKVFKDSGIQFSAVVADIKNPLRISSVFETDKPQVVFHSAAYKHVPMMESNASEAVLNNVLGTKNLADISRASGVERFVLISTDKAVNPVNIMGASKRVAELYLQTISPETKTKFITVRFGNVLGSSGSVIPRFREQIGNGGPVTVTHPDIIRYFMTIPEATQLVLQAGAMGEKEEIFLLDMGEPIRILSLAEDMIRLSGFRPYTDIQIVFTGLRPGEKLFEELLLDMEGIKKTHHPKIRIAAPLEDRDPSSFQARFQALIDAAKADQEEVIFSCFKALVPEYRTHKDYISEEASRKIETNG; from the coding sequence ATGGGTCAATGGAATCGTCGAAGTCTTCTTTTCCCTCTAGACTTGATCTTCATGGTGCTTTCCTATTTTCTGGCGCACCTAATCCGCTTTGAATCTCTGGCATTTCTGAATCGATCGGATGATTTTCTCATCCCTCTTGCTATAGTAGTACTATGCAGATCTGTAGTATTCTTGTTTTCGAATATATACAGATCCATTTGGGCCTACGCTTCCATCCATGATCTGGTCGAGATCATCAAGACAACAGTTCTTTCTTCTTTGATCTCCAATACTGCATTACTCTTTTATAACGGTTTCGAGCATCTCTCTAGAATGATCCCAGTGATCGATACTCTTCTTCTCTTAGGATTCCTCTGCATCCGAAGTCTTTCTTGGAGATTAGTTCGAGATCAGTACATTCTTCGAAAGAAGCAAGGTGTAGGAATTCCCACATTGATTCTAGGTGCAGGAAAAACAGGGGCGACTCTTCTGACAGAATTGCGCAGGCATAATGATCTGAACCTGAATCCGATCGCTCTTTTAGATGATGATGATAGTAAGCTCGGAGCCCATATCCAAGGAGTCCCGGTTTTAGGAAAGGTAGATCAGGCAGAAGAATTGATTCGTTCTCTCGGGATCCAAAAAGTGCTGATCGCATTCCATCATCCGGACGGAAAACTGATCGGAAAATTGATCAAGACTTTCGAATCCACTCATGTGGATTTTAAGATCCTTCCCTCTTTAGGTTCGTTGTTTTTCGATCCTCCTAAGATCCAGCAATTGAGAGAGATTCGAGTGGAAGATGTACTCGGAAGACCTGTCGTGGATTTGGAAATAGAATCCATCCGTTCTTATATCGCAGGAAAAACCATCCTCATCACCGGGGCGGGAGGATCCATAGGGAGTGAACTCTGCAGACAGGTTGCGGTATTTCATCCTTCCAAAATGATCCTACTGGATTCGGCAGAGACTCCATTGTACGAGATCGATTACGAGCTCAGAAAAGTATTTAAAGATTCCGGAATACAGTTCTCTGCGGTGGTTGCAGATATCAAAAACCCTTTGCGTATTTCTTCCGTATTTGAAACGGATAAACCTCAGGTAGTATTTCATTCTGCCGCATACAAGCATGTTCCTATGATGGAAAGCAATGCGTCGGAGGCCGTTTTAAATAATGTACTAGGGACTAAGAACTTAGCCGATATCTCTCGCGCAAGTGGTGTGGAACGCTTCGTTTTGATTTCCACAGACAAGGCAGTGAATCCAGTGAATATAATGGGTGCTTCTAAAAGAGTTGCCGAGTTGTATTTGCAAACCATCTCGCCTGAGACAAAGACCAAATTCATCACAGTACGTTTTGGGAATGTGCTCGGCTCCAGCGGTTCCGTTATCCCTCGTTTTAGAGAGCAGATCGGAAACGGTGGACCTGTAACGGTGACTCATCCCGATATTATCCGCTACTTCATGACCATTCCGGAAGCAACTCAGCTCGTCCTACAAGCCGGAGCCATGGGTGAGAAGGAAGAGATCTTTCTCTTGGATATGGGAGAACCGATCCGAATCTTAAGTCTTGCCGAGGACATGATCCGACTCTCCGGCTTTCGACCTTATACGGATATACAGATCGTGTTCACAGGACTTCGACCGGGCGAAAAACTCTTCGAAGAACTGTTGTTAGATATGGAAGGAATTAAAAAAACACATCATCCGAAAATCAGGATTGCAGCTCCTCTAGAGGATAGAGATCCTAGCAGCTTTCAGGCCAGATTCCAGGCACTGATTGATGCAGCCAAAGCAGATCAAGAAGAAGTAATCTTCTCCTGTTTCAAGGCCTTGGTACCGGAATATAGAACTCATAAGGATTATATCAGCGAGGAAGCTTCCCGCAAGATCGAAACGAATGGATAA
- a CDS encoding adenine phosphoribosyltransferase yields the protein MSIVKSKIRTIPDYPRKGILFRDITSLLLDPEGLALTIGTFVDRYTGKGITKVAGIEARGFIIGAPLAFQLGVGFIPIRKKGKLPSETVSQEYDLEYGKDVIEIHKDSVTPGDRILIMDDLIATGGTMIAAVQLLQKLGAEVPEVGVIIDLPDLGGATKLSKDLGVNVFSICEFEGH from the coding sequence ATGTCCATCGTCAAAAGCAAAATTCGCACCATCCCGGATTATCCCCGCAAAGGGATTCTCTTTAGAGATATCACGTCCTTATTACTAGACCCAGAGGGTCTCGCACTTACTATCGGGACCTTTGTGGACCGCTATACTGGCAAAGGAATTACCAAAGTCGCCGGGATAGAAGCCAGAGGATTTATCATAGGTGCTCCCCTTGCCTTCCAACTCGGAGTGGGATTCATTCCTATTCGTAAAAAGGGCAAACTTCCGTCCGAGACTGTTTCCCAAGAATATGATCTAGAATACGGAAAAGATGTGATCGAGATCCATAAGGATTCTGTTACTCCTGGAGATCGCATCCTTATCATGGATGATCTGATCGCGACTGGTGGTACGATGATCGCAGCAGTTCAATTGCTCCAAAAGTTAGGTGCAGAAGTTCCTGAGGTAGGTGTGATCATCGATCTGCCGGATCTAGGTGGAGCTACAAAATTAAGCAAAGATCTAGGCGTGAACGTTTTCTCTATTTGCGAATTCGAGGGTCACTAG
- the htpX gene encoding protease HtpX, protein MALFRRFGLFAITNIVVISTIAILVRVSGLGEYLEHSGISYSGLLLFCTIWGMGGAFISLLLSKIMVKMSMGVQIIDPKNASGWQRDLLVRVQRLAQGAGLPMPEVGYYQSPEINAFATGPSRDSALVAVSTGLLNGMDSSEVDGVLGHELTHVANGDMVTMTLVQGVVNSFVFFFAWIVSQIIASQLSRRDDEGRGGGGFFMQYMIQQVLVMVFGLLGSIVVAYVSRAREFRADAGGAKLAGRENMIRALERLKVAFSHDPIDQRGESIAALKISNRGGGLASLFATHPPLEERIAALRARAY, encoded by the coding sequence ATGGCGCTTTTTCGTAGATTCGGATTGTTTGCGATCACGAACATCGTAGTAATTTCCACGATCGCGATCTTAGTGAGAGTTTCCGGTTTAGGGGAATACCTGGAACATTCGGGAATTTCTTATTCCGGATTATTATTATTCTGCACGATCTGGGGGATGGGCGGTGCCTTTATTTCACTTCTTCTTTCCAAGATCATGGTAAAGATGTCGATGGGAGTGCAGATCATCGATCCAAAAAATGCTTCGGGATGGCAAAGGGATTTACTCGTAAGAGTACAAAGATTGGCTCAAGGTGCAGGACTTCCTATGCCGGAAGTCGGTTACTATCAATCACCTGAAATCAACGCATTTGCTACCGGTCCAAGTAGAGACAGTGCTCTCGTCGCAGTGTCCACAGGACTATTGAATGGAATGGATAGTTCAGAAGTGGACGGAGTACTCGGCCACGAATTGACTCACGTCGCAAACGGAGACATGGTAACAATGACCCTAGTGCAGGGAGTTGTGAACTCGTTCGTATTCTTCTTCGCATGGATAGTAAGCCAGATCATCGCGTCCCAACTTTCTCGCAGAGACGACGAAGGAAGAGGAGGCGGAGGCTTCTTCATGCAATACATGATCCAGCAAGTGCTGGTTATGGTATTCGGACTTTTGGGTTCGATCGTAGTGGCTTACGTTTCCCGCGCTCGTGAGTTTAGAGCGGACGCAGGCGGAGCGAAACTCGCAGGTCGTGAAAATATGATCCGCGCCTTGGAAAGACTGAAAGTCGCCTTCTCCCATGATCCGATCGATCAAAGAGGAGAATCCATCGCTGCCTTAAAAATTTCCAATAGAGGTGGAGGACTCGCTTCTTTATTTGCGACTCACCCTCCTTTAGAAGAAAGGATTGCCGCTCTTAGAGCAAGAGCATACTAA
- a CDS encoding S1C family serine protease, translated as MRILKSGLLIFVILVSFGIGSEEKTDFDHVRKAVVQIKVYSQAFSAYTPWATEGVRASSGTGFLIGNKRILTNAHVISNAKYIQVQRYNQTEWYRVKILHVAHDCDLAILEAEDPEFYKESTELSLGQIPELNSPLIVVGYPIGGNKVSVTRGIVSRKEQSKYEHSSVDSHLVLQVDAAINPGNSGGPAIQDNQVVGVAFQVATKGENIGYLIPTKVIRHFLKDIEDGKYDGYVELGIGTFNSFNTALRKAKGIPDGLEGVFVNRILPHGSADGYLKEGDYLTQIDGLTIGRNGTTTLDKDARVDFTETVDDKNSGELIRFKVFRDGKFVDVEFKARRMPDFDFMRNRYDTPFDYAMIGGLLFQEMSRDLLGAWSRGGNTSGGSQFLFRYDYFIEDGMNRAKKADVVLYRKLAHPVNSSADYFLNLVLESVNGEPVNSLADLKKVISESKSRFLKLKFLDIELPLILDREESKKADSQIRSTYGLE; from the coding sequence ATGCGAATTCTGAAATCGGGTCTTCTAATATTCGTAATCCTAGTATCTTTTGGGATCGGTTCGGAAGAAAAAACCGATTTCGATCATGTGCGCAAAGCAGTCGTCCAGATCAAAGTCTATTCCCAAGCATTCAGCGCTTACACTCCTTGGGCAACAGAAGGAGTTCGTGCGAGTTCCGGCACAGGATTTCTGATCGGGAACAAAAGAATATTAACAAATGCGCATGTAATTTCAAACGCGAAGTACATCCAAGTCCAAAGATACAATCAGACAGAATGGTACAGAGTTAAGATCCTTCATGTAGCTCATGACTGCGACCTCGCCATTTTAGAAGCCGAAGATCCGGAATTCTATAAAGAATCCACCGAGCTAAGCCTTGGACAGATCCCGGAACTTAACTCTCCTCTGATCGTAGTTGGTTATCCTATCGGAGGAAATAAGGTCTCCGTTACGAGAGGGATCGTTTCCAGAAAGGAACAATCCAAGTACGAGCATTCTTCTGTAGATAGCCACTTAGTATTGCAGGTGGATGCCGCTATCAATCCGGGAAATTCCGGAGGACCTGCCATACAGGACAACCAAGTGGTCGGAGTCGCTTTTCAGGTTGCGACCAAGGGAGAAAATATAGGCTATCTCATCCCTACCAAGGTAATTCGCCATTTTCTGAAGGATATAGAAGACGGAAAATACGACGGATACGTAGAGCTTGGGATAGGAACATTCAATTCTTTTAATACTGCTCTTAGAAAGGCAAAAGGGATCCCGGATGGATTAGAGGGAGTATTCGTGAATCGAATTTTACCTCATGGTTCCGCAGATGGATATCTGAAAGAGGGAGATTATCTGACTCAGATTGACGGTCTAACCATCGGAAGAAATGGGACTACCACCTTGGATAAGGATGCCAGGGTGGATTTCACCGAAACCGTAGATGATAAGAATTCTGGAGAACTGATACGTTTTAAGGTCTTTAGGGACGGCAAATTCGTAGATGTCGAATTCAAAGCCAGAAGAATGCCTGATTTCGATTTCATGAGAAATCGATACGATACTCCTTTCGATTACGCAATGATCGGTGGATTACTCTTCCAGGAAATGTCTAGAGATTTGCTAGGCGCCTGGAGCAGAGGAGGAAATACTTCCGGAGGAAGTCAGTTCCTGTTTAGATACGATTATTTTATAGAAGATGGGATGAATCGCGCCAAGAAGGCGGATGTGGTTCTGTACAGAAAACTCGCTCATCCGGTAAATTCTTCGGCAGATTATTTTTTGAATTTGGTTTTAGAATCAGTGAACGGAGAACCCGTGAACAGTCTTGCCGACCTAAAAAAGGTCATCTCAGAATCCAAATCTAGATTTCTTAAATTAAAATTTTTAGATATAGAACTACCGCTTATTTTAGATAGAGAAGAATCCAAAAAAGCGGACTCTCAAATTCGAAGCACGTATGGTCTGGAGTAG
- a CDS encoding ClpXP protease specificity-enhancing factor SspB has product MDNPNLEDIQALREFKKQLFSVYWERFGTFYVHAMPHPDLKIGKRGLVGEEPESGIILVIGPRAARDIRIEEEWVYAELQFGYTWEEVFLPWDSIFRYFDKSQQTVTQMRIFLGKVEVPSSKTEAPAEEIQEEGSKEPSSKSKKRKDNVIQVDFGSKSKK; this is encoded by the coding sequence ATGGATAATCCGAATTTAGAAGACATACAGGCCCTTCGTGAATTTAAGAAACAGCTTTTCTCAGTATATTGGGAAAGGTTCGGAACCTTCTATGTGCATGCGATGCCTCATCCTGACCTAAAAATTGGCAAACGAGGATTAGTGGGAGAAGAGCCTGAATCCGGGATTATCCTAGTCATAGGACCCCGAGCCGCTCGAGACATTCGCATCGAAGAAGAATGGGTCTATGCAGAACTTCAATTCGGTTATACTTGGGAAGAAGTCTTCCTACCTTGGGATTCTATCTTTCGATATTTTGATAAGTCCCAGCAAACAGTAACTCAGATGCGTATCTTCTTAGGAAAGGTAGAAGTACCTTCCTCCAAAACGGAAGCGCCCGCAGAAGAAATCCAAGAAGAAGGATCCAAGGAACCTTCTTCCAAGAGTAAGAAACGAAAAGATAATGTGATCCAAGTCGACTTCGGGAGTAAATCGAAGAAATGA
- a CDS encoding adenylate/guanylate cyclase domain-containing protein, giving the protein MGTNSSDHPTIAKRILDVFLILPKLFYSGIRAKLAWFTGSLIVLTIFILSVIYVRQQTVILTESYDREAAISRKYISSLVLELDNISQSLIRIEEFRDRVSKQTEALKKYKTTKTLVQQKQVSLFGIKTSLFGALGKNKIHKKLDTYYSTYLSKDDIQVLEKNIRLQLQQGGEEPVTDKEFARLQSMAKKFVFTDRDIGLIRKRLAELKENQEKPDQTEISAAEEDLRKKSLLSRKLRSELDENIVAIVAESKKRKIKDLGLDTGRFRLQTFPLSGIIPGEASEPTLDTQIFDSESPLNQAPMQENLEEGLKSALSSLLEGEGVLGEVPATSFQQSNLELQALYSPHFRNPASTERAKLVESKRGKLGAWNGYLQEEGAILTDLSKIPPILDARLKFLKEKKPPIPPFKDKEFKAEYAKYAGLVRKRNLLFATYMRNNPPKEEEELEVEAIGSIRNSALEDQILLRFRPDGSDYGKSVQSEAGKELFEKRWNAVRDWIYAGESETPTPKLKALFPDGIIGNSRTEAEQILWKLDSAPLLSETLDDLPTVVLASNFAGIIRTVVDRTEGLQSIRSNRDRAVISALGICGFSIFLAVFISGFVVQRIKKLIRNAEQVGRGDLNVEFEPGGSDEFGNLSIALNQMVTGLREREKIKGILGSMIDPVVIGEAMKDLAALKRGSEKRVTAFFSDVAGFSDISEKLSSVELAELLNEYLSAMTLILKENEGVLDKYIGDAIVGIFNAPVEVEGHCLKATKASLKMIAKLEELKTGWKKAHKYIPEARDMKIRIGLNTGLAKVGFMGTDALASYTMMGDTVNLAARLEAAGKDYGVSILVSDAVHTEIKDHIFTRKLDLVRVKGKNEPVILYEAISELKGTNSSRKEIVGAYEEGLALYLERKWDPAIKKFKDSEKAKGDEDKAVQLLVDRCKEYKITPPPASWDGVYTRTHK; this is encoded by the coding sequence ATGGGTACAAATTCTTCGGACCATCCAACAATCGCCAAACGCATACTTGACGTTTTTCTCATTCTTCCGAAGCTATTCTATTCCGGGATACGCGCAAAACTCGCTTGGTTTACCGGAAGTTTGATCGTTCTTACGATCTTTATTCTTTCAGTCATCTACGTAAGACAGCAAACCGTTATCCTTACGGAAAGTTATGATAGGGAAGCGGCGATTTCCCGAAAGTATATCTCTTCTTTAGTCCTAGAATTGGACAATATCTCGCAAAGTTTGATCCGGATCGAAGAGTTTAGGGACAGGGTCAGCAAGCAAACAGAAGCATTAAAAAAATATAAAACTACCAAGACTCTGGTTCAACAAAAGCAGGTCTCCCTCTTCGGGATCAAGACCAGTCTTTTCGGAGCATTAGGAAAAAATAAAATTCATAAGAAGCTGGATACGTATTATTCTACCTACCTATCCAAAGATGATATCCAAGTTCTGGAAAAAAATATCCGACTTCAGCTCCAGCAAGGCGGGGAAGAGCCTGTTACAGATAAGGAATTTGCCCGTTTGCAGTCCATGGCAAAGAAGTTCGTATTCACTGACAGGGATATCGGACTGATCCGAAAGAGACTGGCAGAGTTGAAGGAAAACCAAGAGAAGCCGGACCAAACAGAAATTTCTGCAGCAGAAGAGGATCTCCGAAAAAAGTCCCTTCTTTCTAGAAAACTCAGATCTGAGTTGGATGAAAATATCGTAGCCATCGTAGCAGAATCCAAGAAGAGAAAGATCAAGGATCTCGGCTTAGACACAGGAAGATTCAGATTACAGACATTCCCTCTTTCTGGAATCATTCCCGGAGAAGCTTCCGAGCCGACCTTAGACACTCAGATCTTCGATTCTGAATCTCCTTTAAACCAAGCTCCTATGCAGGAAAATCTAGAAGAAGGATTAAAATCAGCGTTATCCTCTCTTTTAGAGGGAGAAGGAGTACTGGGAGAAGTTCCGGCCACTTCCTTCCAACAGAGCAATTTAGAACTACAAGCATTGTATTCTCCTCACTTTAGAAATCCTGCATCTACTGAAAGAGCGAAGCTAGTAGAATCCAAACGAGGAAAACTGGGAGCCTGGAACGGTTATTTGCAAGAAGAAGGGGCAATACTGACTGATCTCTCTAAAATTCCTCCGATCTTAGATGCTAGACTGAAATTCTTAAAGGAGAAGAAGCCTCCCATTCCTCCGTTTAAGGACAAAGAATTCAAAGCAGAATATGCAAAGTACGCTGGGCTTGTGCGCAAACGAAATCTTCTCTTTGCTACCTACATGAGAAACAATCCTCCTAAAGAAGAAGAGGAATTAGAAGTAGAGGCAATCGGTTCCATTCGCAATTCAGCATTAGAAGATCAGATTCTCTTGAGATTCAGACCGGACGGCTCCGATTACGGAAAATCAGTCCAATCGGAAGCCGGAAAAGAACTCTTCGAAAAAAGATGGAATGCAGTTCGAGACTGGATTTACGCAGGAGAGAGTGAGACTCCCACTCCCAAATTAAAGGCGCTCTTTCCGGACGGCATCATCGGAAATAGTAGAACGGAAGCGGAGCAAATCCTTTGGAAATTGGATTCGGCTCCTTTGCTTTCCGAAACCTTAGATGATCTTCCTACAGTTGTGCTTGCTTCTAACTTTGCTGGGATCATTCGAACAGTCGTAGACAGAACGGAAGGATTGCAATCGATTCGTAGCAATCGAGACAGAGCAGTGATCTCCGCATTGGGTATCTGTGGGTTTTCTATTTTCTTAGCGGTCTTTATTTCCGGCTTCGTGGTGCAAAGAATTAAGAAGCTCATTCGAAATGCAGAGCAAGTGGGAAGGGGAGATCTCAACGTAGAATTCGAACCTGGTGGAAGCGACGAATTCGGAAATCTTTCTATCGCTCTCAACCAAATGGTGACTGGACTTCGAGAGAGAGAAAAGATCAAAGGAATTCTAGGAAGCATGATCGATCCTGTGGTGATCGGCGAGGCTATGAAAGATTTGGCTGCGTTAAAGAGAGGCTCCGAAAAAAGAGTAACCGCATTCTTTTCCGATGTGGCCGGATTTTCAGACATTAGCGAAAAATTAAGCTCAGTAGAATTAGCAGAATTATTAAACGAATACCTTTCCGCAATGACACTCATCCTGAAAGAAAATGAGGGAGTCTTGGATAAGTACATAGGAGATGCGATCGTCGGGATCTTTAATGCACCCGTTGAAGTAGAAGGTCATTGCCTCAAAGCAACCAAAGCTTCTCTTAAGATGATCGCTAAGCTCGAAGAACTCAAAACCGGATGGAAGAAGGCTCATAAATACATTCCGGAAGCAAGAGATATGAAGATCCGAATCGGATTGAATACTGGACTTGCAAAAGTAGGTTTTATGGGAACCGATGCGTTAGCCTCTTATACGATGATGGGTGACACAGTAAATCTTGCTGCGCGTTTAGAAGCTGCCGGTAAAGATTATGGAGTATCTATTTTGGTCTCGGATGCAGTTCATACGGAGATCAAGGATCATATCTTTACTCGCAAATTGGATTTGGTTCGTGTAAAAGGAAAGAATGAGCCTGTAATTCTTTACGAGGCAATTTCGGAATTGAAAGGAACCAACTCTTCTCGCAAGGAAATCGTGGGCGCTTACGAAGAAGGTTTAGCTTTGTATCTGGAACGAAAATGGGATCCGGCTATCAAAAAATTCAAAGATTCCGAAAAGGCAAAAGGAGACGAGGACAAGGCAGTCCAACTTCTGGTCGATCGCTGCAAAGAATATAAGATCACTCCGCCGCCTGCTTCCTGGGACGGAGTCTATACTAGAACACATAAATAA
- a CDS encoding NCS2 family permease, whose product MSKYKWFVAGDLDGFFGLMIDNLIQILVLVGLCIGLCGMPQEFVFRVVIPGAAISLLVGNVFYAWQAGRLAHTENRSDVTALPYGINTVSLFAFVFFVMFPVYQKTNSYEAAWSIGLLASFISGLIEFLGAFVAEKIRKATPRAALLSALAGIALTFISMDFLVRTFLNPLVAFVPFGIILLQYFGKVVFPFKIPGGLISVIAGTLLAWYSPHFSGRTLMDADALRSSWSLGLYLPVWSGGELFSAWGQADIREYLSIILPMGIFNVIGSLQNIESAEAAGDKFNTRNSLMANGLGTMVGSLFGSPFPTTIYIGHPGWKALGARAGYSSLNGVFMTLVAFLGLIGFVSKLIPVEAGMAIVLWIGIVIGAQAFEATPTRHAPAVVIGLLPALAGWGVLLIQSAFNYADPILSKAIEGTVAASKTPNIWLSAVPLDQPIFPYSLAGLLSLSQGFLLSAMVWASIATFVIDRDFKKAIVASLTGVLLSGTGFIHAYSLRGNAIITPFELNFGPFVQAYLFLAGLFLLASFLKKEPRSV is encoded by the coding sequence ATGAGCAAGTACAAATGGTTTGTTGCCGGAGACCTAGACGGATTCTTCGGATTAATGATCGATAACCTGATCCAGATTTTGGTTCTGGTCGGGCTATGTATCGGGCTCTGCGGAATGCCGCAGGAATTCGTGTTTAGGGTCGTGATCCCTGGAGCAGCCATCTCTCTCTTAGTCGGAAATGTTTTTTATGCATGGCAGGCGGGAAGACTCGCTCACACAGAAAACAGAAGCGATGTAACCGCTCTTCCATACGGGATCAATACCGTTTCCTTGTTTGCATTCGTATTCTTCGTGATGTTTCCGGTTTATCAAAAGACAAATAGTTATGAGGCAGCCTGGTCCATTGGTTTACTTGCAAGTTTCATCTCAGGTTTAATCGAGTTTCTAGGAGCGTTCGTAGCGGAGAAGATCAGAAAGGCAACTCCTCGCGCGGCACTTCTTTCCGCATTAGCTGGGATTGCACTTACATTCATCTCCATGGATTTCTTGGTACGCACCTTCTTAAATCCTTTGGTTGCATTCGTACCTTTTGGCATCATTCTACTGCAGTATTTCGGAAAGGTAGTCTTTCCATTCAAGATCCCTGGAGGATTGATCTCAGTAATCGCAGGTACCTTACTCGCTTGGTATTCTCCTCACTTTTCCGGAAGAACTCTTATGGATGCGGATGCGTTACGCTCTTCTTGGAGTTTAGGACTTTATCTTCCAGTCTGGAGCGGCGGGGAATTATTCTCCGCATGGGGACAAGCAGATATCAGAGAGTATCTTTCCATCATTCTTCCGATGGGAATTTTCAATGTGATCGGTTCCCTACAGAATATCGAATCTGCAGAGGCTGCAGGAGATAAATTCAATACTCGTAATTCTCTCATGGCGAATGGTCTCGGGACAATGGTTGGTTCTTTATTCGGATCTCCCTTCCCCACAACCATCTATATAGGACATCCAGGTTGGAAAGCATTGGGTGCAAGAGCAGGATATTCTAGCTTGAACGGGGTTTTTATGACCTTGGTTGCATTCTTAGGACTCATCGGGTTTGTTTCCAAACTCATTCCGGTCGAGGCAGGAATGGCAATCGTTCTCTGGATCGGAATCGTGATCGGAGCTCAAGCATTCGAGGCGACTCCTACGCGACATGCTCCAGCGGTAGTGATCGGGCTTCTTCCAGCTTTGGCAGGTTGGGGAGTTTTGCTGATCCAGAGTGCTTTCAATTATGCGGATCCTATTCTTTCCAAAGCGATCGAAGGAACTGTTGCCGCTTCTAAAACTCCGAATATTTGGCTTTCGGCCGTGCCTTTGGATCAGCCTATCTTTCCGTATTCTCTTGCAGGGCTCTTAAGTCTTTCTCAAGGATTCTTATTGTCCGCAATGGTTTGGGCTTCCATCGCTACTTTTGTGATCGATAGAGATTTTAAGAAAGCGATCGTTGCGAGTTTAACGGGAGTTTTACTTTCAGGGACGGGTTTCATTCACGCATATTCCCTAAGAGGAAATGCAATTATCACGCCATTCGAGCTAAACTTTGGTCCATTTGTGCAGGCATATCTATTCCTTGCGGGACTTTTTCTGCTCGCTTCCTTCTTGAAAAAGGAACCAAGATCGGTCTAA